Proteins co-encoded in one Sulfurovum xiamenensis genomic window:
- the hypA gene encoding hydrogenase maturation nickel metallochaperone HypA — MHEYSVVQALLNQCEDVAEQNNANMVTKVITKIGVMSGIETHLLQTAFDTFKEGTICDGAEFIINEQKVKLHCNSCRTEFEIDEVRYACTECESLDVKVIDGEDMYLMSLEME, encoded by the coding sequence ATGCATGAATATAGTGTAGTACAAGCACTTTTAAATCAGTGTGAAGATGTAGCAGAGCAAAACAATGCAAACATGGTTACAAAAGTCATTACCAAAATAGGTGTCATGAGTGGTATAGAGACACATCTTTTACAAACAGCATTTGATACCTTTAAGGAAGGAACAATTTGTGATGGAGCAGAATTCATCATCAATGAGCAGAAGGTAAAACTGCATTGTAACAGTTGCCGCACCGAATTTGAAATAGACGAAGTGCGCTATGCCTGTACAGAGTGTGAAAGTTTAGATGTAAAGGTCATTGATGGTGAAGATATGTATCTTATGAGTTTAGAAATGGAATAA
- the hypD gene encoding hydrogenase formation protein HypD, with protein MMALELKNLYDDFRDGETIKAYAQIIAEDAKKLKNPINIMEVCGGHTHTIMKFGLLQLMPDNVNFIHGPGCPVCIMPKERIDHAYVLAMQEDVILVTLGDMIKVPGSNGSLQDARAKGADVRFVYSPMECIKIAQENPDKTVVFFAIGFETTTPMTAVLVEHVIKQKIPNILFHINHVTVPEVMVELIDSRDVHVDSYNNRIDAFLGPSHVSVISGSKIYDKFPKDYGRPVVVSGFEPVDVMQGISMLVKQFIEERCELEIQYKRVVNHEGNLNAQKLINTYFEKMDLFRWRGLGNVPESGLKLKDEFASLDAEVVYKDVLPIAEIEDHKLCICGDILRGMAKPTECTIFGTACKPTTPIGSCMVSSEGACAAYYKYGNLI; from the coding sequence ATGATGGCACTGGAACTTAAAAACCTATATGATGACTTTCGTGATGGAGAGACTATTAAAGCTTATGCTCAGATCATTGCTGAGGATGCAAAGAAATTAAAAAACCCTATTAACATTATGGAAGTATGTGGTGGACATACTCATACCATAATGAAGTTTGGGTTACTTCAACTCATGCCAGATAATGTTAACTTTATCCATGGACCTGGTTGTCCTGTGTGTATTATGCCCAAAGAACGAATTGACCATGCCTATGTTTTGGCTATGCAAGAAGATGTTATTTTAGTCACTCTTGGTGATATGATAAAAGTCCCTGGTAGTAACGGAAGCCTACAAGATGCCAGAGCTAAAGGAGCAGATGTACGATTTGTTTACTCTCCTATGGAGTGTATTAAAATAGCACAAGAAAATCCAGATAAAACGGTGGTTTTCTTTGCCATAGGATTTGAAACGACAACGCCGATGACAGCTGTACTTGTAGAGCATGTTATTAAGCAAAAAATACCCAACATTTTATTTCATATCAACCATGTAACAGTACCTGAAGTGATGGTGGAACTTATAGACAGCCGTGATGTACATGTTGATAGTTATAACAACAGAATAGATGCATTTTTGGGACCAAGTCATGTAAGTGTAATTAGTGGATCAAAAATATATGATAAATTTCCAAAAGATTATGGTCGTCCTGTGGTGGTCTCTGGGTTTGAACCTGTTGATGTAATGCAAGGTATTAGTATGTTAGTAAAACAGTTTATAGAGGAGCGCTGTGAATTGGAAATCCAATACAAAAGAGTGGTCAATCATGAAGGAAATTTGAATGCTCAAAAACTCATAAATACTTATTTTGAAAAAATGGATCTTTTTAGATGGAGAGGACTGGGAAATGTACCTGAAAGTGGGCTCAAACTGAAAGATGAGTTTGCCTCTTTGGATGCAGAAGTTGTCTATAAAGATGTACTTCCTATTGCAGAGATAGAAGACCATAAACTTTGTATCTGCGGTGATATATTAAGAGGTATGGCAAAACCAACTGAATGTACTATCTTTGGAACAGCTTGCAAGCCTACGACTCCGATTGGAAGTTGTATGGTTAGTAGTGAAGGAGCATGTGCAGCTTATTATAAATATGGAAACCTAATATGA
- the hypB gene encoding hydrogenase nickel incorporation protein HypB has protein sequence MCTDCGCSIRGMEEHTHVDSHSEEGHSHSHEHQKAHEHLHHNPQLNDSKTISVIQKILDKNDHEAEHNRAHFEAKGILGINLMSSPGSGKTTLLEYLADVAEFKFGVVEGDLETERDANRLKAKGIPSMQIQTGTACHLDAFMVHKGLHDMPLDDLDVCFVENVGNLVCPASYDVGTHLNIVLVSVPEGEDKIAKYPVMFRQADLVLITKTDLLPHFTYDIEAEKCDARRIKPNVDILEVNVNDIDSVKAVADWIEFKRKMRG, from the coding sequence ATGTGTACAGATTGTGGTTGTAGTATTAGAGGAATGGAAGAGCATACTCATGTGGATTCTCATAGTGAAGAGGGGCATAGTCATTCTCATGAACATCAAAAAGCACATGAGCATTTACATCATAACCCACAGCTAAATGATTCAAAGACAATTTCGGTTATACAAAAGATACTTGATAAAAATGACCATGAGGCAGAACATAATAGAGCTCACTTTGAAGCTAAAGGTATACTTGGCATTAACCTAATGTCTAGTCCTGGTTCTGGTAAGACAACACTTTTAGAATACCTTGCTGATGTGGCAGAGTTCAAGTTTGGTGTGGTTGAAGGAGACTTGGAAACAGAACGTGATGCTAATCGTCTTAAAGCCAAGGGTATACCTTCTATGCAGATACAAACAGGTACAGCATGTCACTTAGATGCTTTTATGGTGCATAAAGGATTACACGATATGCCACTTGACGACCTAGATGTCTGTTTTGTAGAAAATGTAGGAAATCTAGTCTGTCCTGCAAGTTATGATGTTGGAACACATTTAAACATCGTACTGGTCTCAGTGCCTGAAGGTGAAGACAAAATAGCTAAGTATCCAGTCATGTTTCGTCAAGCTGATCTTGTACTTATCACAAAAACAGATTTACTTCCACACTTTACATATGATATAGAAGCAGAGAAATGTGATGCAAGACGTATCAAGCCGAATGTAGACATACTTGAGGTCAATGTGAATGATATAGATTCAGTCAAGGCAGTTGCAGACTGGATAGAATTTAAACGTAAAATGAGGGGTTAA
- the hypE gene encoding hydrogenase expression/formation protein HypE, whose protein sequence is MTKTVTIAHGNGGEENNELIKKIFYKHFENDILAKSEDAAVIEDGKLAFTTDSFTVSPLFFSGGDIGKLAVCGTCNDLAMMGAEPKYMTCSVIIEEGFSTRDLEKIVKSMKNELEINGAIVVSGDTKVVPRGSVDKLFINTTGIGEIVHKNISASALKEGMSILVSRDVGTHGATIFAAREGIELESSLQTDCASLYPQIKALIDANINIIALRDATRGGVSAVLNEWARSSNVCLEIEEETIPVQEEVRGICEMLGFEAIDLANEGTFVLAVAKEDEMQAFDVLQKTHITSAIIGTVTELHKGKVILNSSWGTKRFLDLPTGELLPRIC, encoded by the coding sequence ATGACAAAAACAGTAACTATTGCCCATGGAAATGGTGGAGAAGAGAACAATGAACTCATTAAAAAAATATTCTATAAACACTTTGAAAATGACATTTTGGCCAAGAGTGAAGATGCAGCAGTTATAGAAGATGGGAAACTTGCTTTTACGACAGACAGTTTTACAGTTAGTCCTCTATTTTTCTCTGGTGGAGACATAGGAAAACTTGCAGTATGCGGTACATGTAATGACTTGGCCATGATGGGTGCAGAACCTAAATACATGACATGTTCTGTGATTATCGAAGAAGGTTTCTCTACACGTGATCTTGAAAAAATAGTTAAGAGTATGAAAAATGAGCTTGAGATAAATGGTGCCATTGTTGTAAGCGGTGACACAAAGGTTGTACCCAGAGGCAGTGTAGATAAGCTTTTCATCAATACTACAGGTATTGGCGAAATAGTACATAAAAATATATCTGCATCGGCTTTAAAAGAGGGCATGAGTATTTTAGTAAGTCGTGATGTTGGTACACATGGTGCAACTATATTTGCAGCACGTGAGGGGATTGAGCTTGAAAGTTCATTACAAACTGATTGTGCCTCATTATACCCTCAAATTAAAGCATTAATAGATGCTAATATAAATATTATTGCATTGAGAGATGCTACTCGCGGGGGTGTTTCGGCTGTACTCAATGAATGGGCGAGAAGTTCAAATGTGTGTCTGGAAATAGAAGAAGAGACTATCCCTGTACAAGAAGAGGTAAGAGGTATCTGCGAAATGCTCGGGTTTGAGGCTATTGATCTTGCAAATGAAGGAACTTTCGTTCTAGCAGTGGCTAAAGAGGATGAAATGCAGGCTTTTGATGTGTTACAGAAAACGCATATAACTTCAGCGATCATTGGTACTGTAACAGAGTTACATAAGGGGAAGGTAATACTAAATTCTTCATGGGGGACAAAGAGATTTTTGGACTTACCAACGGGTGAATTATTACCTCGTATTTGTTAA
- a CDS encoding hydrogenase maturation protein — translation MRILLLCTAFNTQTQAVYTELKDRGHDVSVAYAISEVQMLTEIEYFEPQLILCPYLKRYLPESIYENYPTYIFHPGPIGDRGPNSLEYALQNHTKEWGVVILKANKLYDGGDIYAQQNFKVRDTYKASLYRQEIVRATLQALEQFFVNLKNDNVTPQLLNPIHEQFTQSKRAIKWLTDDTETIIKKIHLSDSFPGVLDEILGVPCYLFGVHKEDKFRGKPKEILAKRDGAICLGTRDGAIWISHLKKVGGFKLPATYVLKEKLMGIKEERLPLIFDKSYDTFYEISVEKKDNVAYLHFNFHNGAMNTQQCIRLKYAVEYLKNECEVLVLMGGMDFFSNGIHLNILEDSAKQGEDGWANINAMNDLVHSILYADEVVTVASFGHNAGAGGVFMGLACDYAVGKEGVVLNPHYKTLGLSGSEYHTYSLPKRIGKEMAETLLSKCLPLSVEKAKALEMIDEVYTEDTYYEELHHFAKNVYSDDFISKKQDYLDQHKEQIEALKETELEIMHPEFWSKESDFHILRQEFVYKTCPIETPERLKLIVNKERIYA, via the coding sequence ATGAGAATACTGTTGCTTTGTACCGCCTTTAACACTCAAACACAAGCAGTATATACTGAATTGAAAGATAGAGGGCATGATGTTTCTGTGGCATATGCAATCAGTGAAGTACAAATGTTAACAGAAATAGAATATTTTGAACCGCAGCTTATTTTATGCCCATATTTAAAGCGTTATTTACCTGAAAGTATTTATGAAAACTATCCTACATACATTTTCCATCCGGGGCCCATCGGTGATAGAGGACCTAATTCTTTGGAGTATGCACTTCAAAACCATACTAAAGAGTGGGGAGTTGTCATACTCAAAGCAAATAAACTTTATGACGGAGGTGATATCTATGCACAGCAGAACTTCAAGGTACGAGATACATACAAAGCGTCACTCTATCGTCAAGAGATAGTAAGGGCAACATTACAAGCCCTTGAACAGTTTTTTGTGAATCTAAAAAATGATAATGTAACACCGCAACTTTTAAATCCTATACATGAACAATTTACACAATCCAAAAGAGCAATAAAATGGCTAACAGATGATACTGAAACCATTATAAAAAAAATACATCTTTCAGATAGCTTCCCTGGTGTTCTGGACGAAATACTGGGTGTGCCTTGTTACCTTTTTGGTGTACATAAAGAAGATAAATTTAGGGGGAAACCTAAAGAAATACTTGCCAAACGTGATGGAGCTATTTGTCTGGGAACGAGAGATGGGGCTATATGGATATCACACCTTAAAAAGGTAGGAGGTTTTAAACTACCTGCAACGTATGTTCTAAAAGAAAAGCTAATGGGTATTAAAGAAGAACGTCTACCTCTTATATTTGACAAGAGTTATGACACTTTTTATGAAATAAGTGTAGAGAAGAAAGATAATGTGGCCTATCTCCATTTTAATTTTCATAATGGAGCAATGAATACTCAACAGTGTATTCGCCTGAAGTATGCTGTTGAGTATTTGAAAAATGAATGTGAAGTATTGGTGCTGATGGGAGGAATGGATTTCTTCTCTAACGGTATACATTTAAACATACTGGAAGACAGTGCTAAACAAGGCGAAGACGGATGGGCAAATATTAATGCTATGAATGATTTAGTCCATTCCATACTCTATGCAGATGAAGTAGTTACAGTCGCCTCTTTTGGACATAATGCAGGAGCAGGTGGTGTATTTATGGGACTGGCGTGTGATTATGCTGTAGGAAAGGAGGGTGTAGTCTTAAATCCTCACTATAAAACCTTGGGTCTTAGTGGAAGCGAATACCATACCTATAGCCTACCAAAGCGTATAGGCAAAGAGATGGCAGAGACTTTATTAAGTAAGTGTTTACCTCTTTCTGTAGAGAAAGCTAAAGCATTGGAAATGATAGATGAAGTGTATACCGAGGATACATACTATGAAGAGTTACATCATTTTGCTAAAAATGTATATAGTGATGATTTTATCTCGAAGAAACAAGATTACCTGGATCAGCATAAAGAACAAATAGAAGCACTGAAAGAGACAGAACTTGAAATCATGCATCCGGAGTTTTGGAGTAAAGAGAGTGATTTTCACATTTTACGTCAGGAATTTGTTTATAAAACTTGTCCCATAGAAACACCAGAAAGATTGAAATTAATAGTAAATAAGGAAAGAATATATGCATGA
- a CDS encoding DUF695 domain-containing protein, translating to MQEYWELYMKNLEGKPSSIQFNAGISMDIDELQYSHPIVAFVKVKLKEPSEHGLIGEQEEPEILFMEDKLEASLIKFRIGKYVGRVISDGYVTFLFYVQFTYNWQDFLEFALEEFESYEISNGYQEDREWNYYKKLLYPTPKEWQLIQNHKVCDVLKAKEDNLHLARAIEHKLFFSNGDEKKDELVSKLDVKGFKIQSEIENEEGVKGLKFYRIDKPFYHDIDELTLYLIDLLEEYGASYDGWETSVVKS from the coding sequence ATGCAAGAGTATTGGGAATTATATATGAAAAATCTAGAGGGTAAACCTTCCTCTATACAGTTTAATGCGGGAATTTCTATGGATATAGATGAGTTACAATACTCCCATCCTATTGTTGCATTTGTAAAAGTAAAACTGAAAGAACCAAGTGAACATGGTTTGATTGGAGAGCAGGAAGAGCCAGAGATCCTTTTTATGGAAGATAAATTGGAAGCCTCACTCATCAAATTTCGTATTGGAAAATATGTAGGTCGAGTAATTAGTGATGGATATGTTACTTTTTTATTTTATGTACAGTTTACCTACAATTGGCAAGATTTTTTAGAGTTTGCATTAGAGGAATTTGAAAGTTATGAAATTAGTAATGGATATCAGGAGGATAGAGAATGGAATTATTATAAAAAACTACTTTATCCCACACCAAAAGAGTGGCAACTTATTCAAAACCATAAAGTATGTGATGTGCTTAAAGCAAAAGAGGATAACTTACATCTGGCACGTGCAATAGAACATAAATTATTTTTCTCAAATGGAGATGAAAAAAAAGATGAGTTGGTATCTAAACTGGATGTAAAAGGTTTTAAAATTCAATCTGAGATAGAAAATGAAGAAGGTGTAAAAGGCTTAAAATTCTACCGTATAGATAAGCCTTTCTATCACGATATAGATGAACTTACATTATATCTTATAGATTTATTAGAAGAATATGGAGCAAGTTATGATGGTTGGGAGACAAGTGTGGTTAAATCATAA
- a CDS encoding HypC/HybG/HupF family hydrogenase formation chaperone gives MCLSIPSKVVKISDDKTMCTVDTMGVERDANLMMMGDDDIQVGDYVLLHIGFVMNKIDEKEAMVSIETYKEILEIMDEDERRKTILDDDECPNRSE, from the coding sequence ATGTGTTTGTCTATTCCAAGCAAAGTTGTAAAAATTTCAGATGATAAAACCATGTGTACCGTCGATACGATGGGTGTAGAGCGTGATGCGAACCTTATGATGATGGGTGATGATGATATACAAGTGGGTGACTATGTCTTGCTTCATATTGGTTTTGTTATGAACAAGATTGATGAAAAAGAAGCAATGGTTTCTATAGAGACCTATAAAGAGATACTTGAAATCATGGATGAGGATGAGAGGCGAAAGACCATACTTGATGATGATGAATGTCCTAACAGGAGTGAATGA